In Phaseolus vulgaris cultivar G19833 chromosome 10, P. vulgaris v2.0, whole genome shotgun sequence, a single genomic region encodes these proteins:
- the LOC137817867 gene encoding uncharacterized protein, whose product MAMDWFISLPEGHITSFARLSRLFIEQYLANRAPAPVSYDLFDVKQYQEETLKEYISRFGAQVVKVGTTDEPMIVYAFRKGVCPGSFSKSLNRSRPKTFVEVRRRAVEHIASYGEAYEKCTTATPAHPKAQMRAQPARVHEATTERKNQDRRRTYETRRTQPKGQSEGRREGNRPLRHNFVVELKDLIVVPNIADRLRPPMKSNKVLGPHKESWCEFHEAFRHHINNCLALGYQLDELVKNGFLKDYLAGTTATTATATPEEGQAHEVPTHEEVHTISGGFSGGGPTASQRKKYVRSVSSVAEEFPNDPWESDLVFTRADLRDVVPHDNEPVVISISHGRKEDSPIEVCGYLELRTTFTDGAASRTESIRYLVVNANSAYNILLGKLALNRLRAVSSTRHMKMKLPDLSGKVIVIKSDQEEARKCYENSLKTKRGVVMVMERPLVSDSQMELEPLEEATLEKSTPVEATIGATPMEDAHTEGRNDNASLAGEEPEEAMPDASVWATPMEEDSTSESLEENVQNERPRPEDNIVERQIGGKVFKLGRLLSQGEQEEVAVVISRHLDAFAWTATDMPELGFFVSPS is encoded by the exons atggccatggactggttcatcagcctcccagagggtcacatcacgtctttcgcaCGGCTGTCGCGGCTATTCATAGAGCAGTATTTGGCTAACAGGGCCCCAGCCCCAGTCTCATACGACCTTTTTGACGTGAAGCAATATCAAGAGGAGACCCTGAAAGAGTACATAAGTCGCTTcggggcgcaggtggtgaaggtgggtaccacagacgaacccatgatcgtgtacgcattcaggaagGGGGTGTGCCCTGGATCTTTTAGTAAATCGCTCAATCGCAGCCGCCCCAAAACTTTTGTTGAAGTAAGGCGTCGAGCGGTAGAACACATTGCCTCTTATGGCGAGGcatacgagaagtgcacgactGCTACGCCTGCACACCCGAAAGCGCAGATGCGCGCACAACCTGCTAGAGTCCACGAAGCCACTACAGAAAGAAAGAATCAAGATAGGAGGCGCACCTACGAGACAAGGAGAACCCAACCTAAGGGTCAAtcagaaggaaggagagagggcAATAGACCTctaaggcacaactttgtggtagaacttaaagacctcattgttgtgcccaacatagctgacaggttgaggccacctaTGAAGTCAAACAAGGTactgggacctcacaaggaatcatggtgcgaatttcacgaagcGTTCAGGCACCACATTAACAACTGCTTAGCGCTGGgttatcagttggatgagcttgtgaagaatggtttcttgAAAGATTATCTCGCTGGGACCACTGCGACCACAGCCACGGCGACGCCAGAGGAAGGCCAAGCGCACGAAGTCCCAACTCACGAagaagtgcacaccatctcTGGCGGCTTTTCCGgaggaggacccactgcctctcaacgaAAGAAATATGTGAGGTCAGTGAGTTCGGTTGCAGAGGAATTTCCAAACGACccatgggagtcagacctcgttttcACAAGGGCTGATCTGCGGGATgttgtcccacacgacaatGAACCAGTGGTCATTTCAATAAGTCACGGCAGGAAGGAAG ataGCCCAATAGAGGTATGTggctacttggagctgaggacgacgttcactgatggagcgGCATCACGCACCGAGAGCATCCGATACTTGGTGGTCAACGCCAACtcagcctacaacattttgttaggCAAACTTGCCTTAAACAGATTAAGGGCAGtgtcctccacgcgccacatgaagatgaagctaccagatcttagtggcaaggtgatcgtgatcaagtcagatcaagaagaggcccgtaagtgctatgaaaatagcctaaagacaaagagaggcgtggtcatggtgatGGAGCGACCACTCGTTTCAGATTCGCAAATGGAGTTGGAACCGTTGGAAGAGGCGACGCTCGAGAAGTCCACGCCGGTCGAAGCCACCATAGGGGCGACGCCTATGGAAGATGCACATACTGAAGGAAGAAACGACAATGCCTCGCTCGCTGGAGAAGAGCCAGAAGAGGCGATGCCTGATGCATCCGTGTGGGCGACGCCTATGGAAGAGGATTCCACGAGTGAGTCTCTTGAAGAGAATGTGCAGAATGAGCGACCCCGACCAGAAGATAACATAGTagaaagacaaatagggggtaAGGTGTTCAAATTAGGACGCTTGCTGAGCCAAGGAGAACAAGAAGAGGTAGCTGTAGTAATCTCGCGCCACCTAGATGCTTTCGCTTGGACTGCGACGGATATGCCAGAACTCGGATTTTTTGTGTCACCATCTTAA
- the LOC137817868 gene encoding uncharacterized protein yields MLTERGIEANPDKCAAIISMRSPTSVKEVQQLTGRMAALSRFVFAGGEKGHPYFQCLKMNSRFVWTDECEAVFLKLKEYLATPPVLCKQQVGVPLHLYFAVTEWAISYVLVQEQNQVQKPIYFVSKDLQGPELRYQSLKKAALAVVFSARRLRLHGGGDDKPPHAKGGDPQEVELGSQWVLSVDGSSNQQGSGAGIILEGPNGVLIEQALRFPFKASNNQAEYEALIAGMLLAKEMGAQSLLAKSDSQLFIGQVTGEYQGKDPQMAAYLRYVEVLKRAFAAFELVHVPREQNARADLLAKLASSGKGGRQRTVIQETLKTPRKFVADNWVDVLHVSKTRGNPRNHRSLSQDTARAPCISTYAASPEEGNGIHICALEEGDTWMTPYRRYLADEILPAEPEEGKKIKRNAARYTLVDGIFFRHGFTHPILTCVSGNECTRIMAKLHEGICGSHVGGRSLASKVIRAGFFGLQ; encoded by the exons atgctcacagagagggggatagaggcaaaccctgacaagtgtgcagCCATCATctccatgaggagcccaacctcagtgAAAGAAGTTCAACAACTGACAGGGCGAATGGCAGCGTTATCGAGATTCGTATTTGCTGGAGGGGAAAAGGGCCACCCTTACTTCCAATGCCTCAAAATGAATAGTCGTTTCGTATGGACAGATGAGTGTGAAGCAGTGtttctcaagttgaaggagtacttggcaaCGCCACCTGTGCTTTGCAAGCAACAAGTAGGCGTCCCCCTCCACTTATACTTTGCAGTGACTGAGTGGGCCATTAGCTATGTACTGGTCCAGGAACAAAACCAGGTGCAGAAGCCCAtttacttcgtgagcaaggACTTGCAAGGCCCAGAATTGAGGTACCAGTCACTAAAGAAGGCGGCGCTAGCGGTAGTATTCTCAGCACGAAGGCTCCGccttcacggtggtggtgatgacaaacctccccatGCAAAAG GGGGAGACCCTCAAGAGGTGGAGTTAGGGTCACAGTGGGTACTCTCAGTGGACggatcttccaaccagcaagggagtggcgctgggataatcttggaggggcctaacggagtgttgatagagcaagCTTTACGCTTCCccttcaaggcaagcaacaaccaggcggagtacgaggcgttgatcgctgggatgcttttggctaaagaaatgggtgcGCAGAGCCTcctggcaaagagtgactcccaGTTGTTCATAGGACAAGTAACAGGGGAGTACCAGGGaaaggatccacagatggctGCGTACTTAAGGTACGTCGAAGTGTTGAAGAGAGCCTTCGCtgcgtttgagctggtgcatgtccccagggagcaaaatgccagagctgacctgctcgccaagctggccagctcaggcaaggggggaaggcagaggactgtgATCCAAGAGACCCTCAAAACACCGCGAAAGTTTGTTGCAGACAACTGGGTGGATGTTCTTCACGTTAGTAAAACAAGAGGAAATCCACGGAACCATCGCTCCTTGAGTCAAGATACGGCGAGGGCACCCTGCATCAGCACTTACGCGGCCTCGCCAGAAGAAGGAAATGGTATACATATATGTGCTTTGGAGGAAGGTGACACAtggatgaccccttacaggCGATACCTAGCGGACGAAATCCTCCCAGCAGAACCAGAAGAAGGcaagaagattaagaggaaCGCCGCAAGGTACACCTTGGTAGATGGGATATTTTTCAGGCACGGGTTTACGCACCCTATCTTGACGTGCGTAAGCGGcaacgagtgcaccaggataatggctaaactccacgaaggtatttgtgggagccacgtgggaggaagatccttggcaTCCAAGGTAATACGTGCAGGGTTTTTTGGCCTGCAGTAA